From Arcticibacter tournemirensis, one genomic window encodes:
- a CDS encoding type II secretion system protein GspD, producing MRNLYVKKWGRAGICFLLLILLGNSVALAQQNSQPERMRLIEERLKSLAGTVPGMNQKVQLSMSGASAQEFLRALAQSNNLNINIDPQLSFKVYNNFTNETAHNVLLFLAKEHNLDISVIGSIMSVTAVPEARLALPPREIRVRYNGQGNTLSLELNNDSLGQVARKITQLSQKNLVVPVPLLNKTVTAFFADAPFDVALEKLAYANSLKLTKTADNVYIFEGLGENEELFINGEKQTDVRRNLRPSQGGGAGGGAFAIYGKSSAAGKLLSVDAANASIIDLVKSASAEAGINYFIYSDIRGNITTKVKDITFNGFLSSMFQGTEYTFREENGVYLIGERRLEGLRTNKVIQLQYRSVDTVQAMIPTEWRKGVEIKEFREQNTLLLSGSSPQITEIENYIKQIDRLVPMVLIEVILMDVRKGKTVSTGIKAAVSDSVPKSGGTIFPGIDYTFGAKSINDFLSRLGKNNSINLGRVTPNFYLKLSALEANNNAEVRQVPKLSTLNGHTAKLSIGSTRYYSTKTQNVLGSFTPQTVVTEQFTPVKADLSIDIRPIVSGDDQVTLNISVDISDFIGNPPLNAPPPTSTSKFESIIRARNEDMIVLGGLERTENSDSGSGVPFLSRIPVLKWFFSSREKTTSKVVTVVFIKPTISY from the coding sequence ATGAGAAACCTTTACGTGAAGAAATGGGGAAGGGCGGGGATCTGTTTCCTGTTATTGATTTTGCTGGGAAATTCTGTGGCTCTGGCGCAGCAGAATAGCCAGCCTGAGCGGATGCGCCTGATAGAAGAGCGACTGAAGTCGCTCGCCGGTACTGTGCCGGGAATGAATCAGAAAGTGCAGCTTTCAATGTCGGGAGCTTCGGCGCAGGAGTTTCTTCGTGCGCTTGCGCAATCCAATAATCTCAATATTAATATTGATCCGCAGCTCAGCTTTAAGGTCTATAATAACTTTACGAATGAAACGGCTCATAATGTGCTGCTCTTTCTGGCGAAAGAGCATAACCTGGATATCAGTGTGATCGGCTCGATCATGTCGGTCACGGCCGTTCCTGAAGCGCGGCTGGCACTTCCTCCGCGTGAGATCAGGGTTCGGTATAATGGGCAGGGCAATACCTTGAGCCTGGAGCTTAACAATGATTCGCTGGGGCAGGTAGCACGGAAGATTACACAGCTGAGTCAGAAGAACCTCGTTGTTCCGGTGCCGCTGCTTAATAAAACGGTAACCGCTTTTTTCGCTGATGCGCCCTTTGATGTTGCTCTTGAGAAGCTGGCCTATGCCAATAGTCTGAAGCTGACAAAAACAGCCGACAACGTTTATATTTTCGAAGGGCTGGGAGAAAATGAAGAACTCTTTATTAATGGTGAAAAGCAGACAGACGTACGCCGGAACCTGAGGCCCTCTCAGGGCGGGGGGGCAGGAGGCGGAGCTTTTGCCATCTATGGGAAAAGCTCGGCAGCTGGAAAATTGCTGAGTGTGGATGCTGCCAATGCCTCTATTATCGACCTTGTGAAATCTGCATCAGCAGAAGCCGGGATTAACTATTTTATCTATTCGGATATCCGGGGAAACATTACCACCAAAGTGAAAGACATCACTTTTAATGGTTTTCTAAGCTCCATGTTCCAGGGGACGGAGTATACCTTCCGGGAGGAAAACGGGGTTTACCTGATTGGAGAACGGCGCCTGGAGGGGCTCCGCACAAATAAGGTGATCCAGCTGCAATACCGCTCGGTGGATACGGTACAGGCAATGATCCCAACAGAATGGCGCAAAGGGGTGGAGATAAAAGAGTTCAGGGAACAGAATACGCTGCTTTTATCAGGTTCGTCGCCGCAGATCACGGAGATTGAGAATTATATCAAACAAATAGACCGGCTGGTGCCGATGGTGCTGATCGAGGTGATCCTGATGGATGTTCGCAAAGGGAAAACGGTAAGTACGGGGATTAAGGCGGCGGTTTCTGACAGCGTACCTAAAAGCGGAGGTACTATCTTCCCGGGTATAGATTATACATTCGGAGCGAAATCAATCAACGATTTCCTTTCGCGTTTAGGGAAGAATAACTCCATTAACCTGGGCCGCGTTACTCCTAACTTTTATCTGAAATTAAGCGCTCTCGAAGCAAATAATAATGCCGAAGTAAGGCAGGTTCCGAAGCTTTCTACCTTGAATGGGCATACGGCCAAGCTTAGTATTGGCAGTACGCGTTACTACAGTACTAAAACGCAGAATGTGTTGGGTTCTTTTACACCTCAGACGGTGGTAACGGAACAGTTTACCCCCGTTAAGGCCGATTTAAGCATCGATATCCGTCCGATCGTTTCGGGTGATGACCAGGTAACATTGAATATCAGCGTGGATATATCCGACTTTATTGGCAATCCGCCCCTGAATGCTCCGCCGCCGACTTCCACCAGTAAGTTCGAATCGATCATCAGGGCGCGAAATGAAGATATGATCGTACTAGGGGGACTGGAACGTACGGAGAACAGTGATTCGGGGTCGGGAGTGCCCTTTCTTTCCCGGATACCGGTATTGAA
- a CDS encoding prepilin-type N-terminal cleavage/methylation domain-containing protein, whose translation MKRNICAKKVAAYTLTEILIVLVIIGILVLLALPNLMPLITKAKSTEAKLQLEHVHTLEKNYFFEKSKYTSDLNEIGFVQEKLTTDGKDGRANYRIEIVTSGPAAFVARATAVADFNGNGTYNVWEIDQDKNLKEVTAD comes from the coding sequence ATGAAAAGGAACATTTGCGCAAAAAAAGTCGCTGCCTACACCTTAACCGAGATCCTTATCGTTCTGGTGATCATCGGAATCCTGGTTCTTCTTGCACTACCTAACCTGATGCCGTTGATAACGAAAGCCAAAAGTACAGAGGCAAAACTTCAGCTGGAGCATGTGCATACGCTGGAAAAAAACTACTTCTTCGAGAAATCAAAATATACTTCCGATCTGAATGAGATTGGTTTTGTGCAGGAGAAACTGACTACCGACGGAAAAGACGGAAGGGCAAATTATCGTATCGAAATTGTAACATCCGGCCCTGCGGCTTTTGTGGCGAGGGCTACTGCGGTGGCCGACTTTAACGGTAACGGTACTTACAATGTGTGGGAGATCGATCAGGATAAAAACCTGAAAGAGGTAACGGCCGACTAG
- a CDS encoding GspE/PulE family protein, with protein MNSLNEITIPPDAVHLLSREQAWHYGILPKEQKEDQLVFYCSEQADEYALSSELEIILGKAVSLEKISKDEVNRLLSTYYFREQSRSDVKVAGFITGGNEFLENLIGEAKGLKSSDIHIERYEHKCRVRVRIDGMMVERYLLPKEEYPALVNKIKIMANLDIAEKRLPQDGRIHYKSSDEAFDIRVSVLPTLHGEKVVLRLLNNSATNIDLNSLGLSAFDLENYLQGVKRPNGILLISGPTGSGKTTTLYATLKLLNKETRNILTIEDPVEYTLEGINQVQLKESIGLTFASALRTFLRQDPDVIMVGEIRDTETANMAIRAALTGHLVLSTIHTNSAWGTVSRLMDMGIPGFLVANTLNTTVAQRLVRLLCPSCKQKAKASPGMYPKQFRPFYAVDEHYTARGCEECYFTGYRGRKAVYEVIPVDQELSVEIKQGNMVIDQLLKERGIKTLAENAFGLFAAGETSIEEIYPLLFSY; from the coding sequence ATGAATTCCCTAAACGAAATCACCATTCCTCCCGACGCTGTTCACCTGCTTAGCAGGGAGCAGGCCTGGCATTACGGAATCCTGCCCAAGGAGCAGAAAGAAGATCAACTGGTATTCTATTGCAGCGAGCAGGCGGATGAATATGCTCTCTCTTCTGAACTCGAAATTATACTGGGTAAGGCAGTGTCACTTGAAAAAATCAGTAAAGATGAAGTAAACAGGTTATTGTCCACTTACTATTTCAGGGAACAAAGCCGCAGTGATGTGAAAGTAGCCGGTTTTATTACAGGAGGAAACGAATTTCTGGAGAACCTGATCGGCGAGGCGAAGGGATTAAAGAGTAGTGATATCCATATCGAAAGGTATGAGCATAAGTGCAGGGTCCGCGTGAGGATAGATGGCATGATGGTAGAGCGTTATCTCCTGCCAAAAGAGGAGTACCCGGCGCTGGTGAATAAGATCAAGATTATGGCCAACCTGGACATCGCCGAAAAACGGCTTCCGCAGGATGGACGTATTCATTATAAAAGCAGCGACGAAGCTTTCGACATCCGCGTATCGGTATTACCTACCCTGCACGGTGAGAAGGTGGTACTCCGTCTGCTGAATAACAGTGCGACGAATATCGACCTGAACAGCCTTGGACTTTCGGCGTTCGACCTGGAAAACTATCTTCAGGGTGTAAAGAGACCGAACGGTATCCTGCTGATCAGCGGTCCCACGGGATCGGGGAAAACTACCACACTGTATGCAACACTGAAATTACTGAACAAAGAAACCCGTAATATTCTCACCATAGAAGACCCTGTAGAGTATACTCTGGAGGGCATTAACCAGGTGCAGCTGAAGGAAAGCATCGGACTGACGTTTGCGTCGGCGCTCCGAACCTTCCTCAGGCAAGATCCGGATGTGATTATGGTGGGCGAAATACGGGATACAGAAACCGCTAATATGGCCATACGGGCAGCGCTGACGGGTCACCTTGTCTTATCAACGATCCACACCAATTCAGCCTGGGGAACTGTCTCCAGGCTGATGGATATGGGTATTCCGGGTTTCCTGGTTGCCAATACCCTCAACACAACGGTGGCTCAGCGTCTGGTGCGGCTTCTTTGTCCATCTTGCAAACAGAAAGCTAAAGCATCACCGGGGATGTATCCTAAACAGTTCAGGCCTTTTTACGCTGTGGACGAGCATTATACTGCCCGCGGATGTGAGGAATGCTATTTTACCGGGTACCGGGGCCGGAAGGCTGTATATGAGGTAATACCGGTTGATCAGGAGCTGTCGGTGGAGATCAAACAGGGGAATATGGTAATTGATCAGCTGCTTAAGGAACGAGGAATTAAAACGCTGGCGGAAAACGCTTTCGGGCTGTTTGCCGCTGGTGAAACGTCTATAGAAGAGATATATCCATTATTATTTAGTTATTGA
- a CDS encoding response regulator transcription factor translates to MLNYYILGDSSTVNYLTASIPPFLSVEFLGSSTDLGAAYNQILVKKPDMVFIDEDLIHVDEEKLSMLRQSSMLVFTSGRVQGDPKMRFYNPVSNPSPNSANADYPALTARQTKGDGSSISVQNDSEEADNYIIIRTNFRSAGGTLTVLIKFSDIIYIKSLGNYLQIYTEGNKHFTSHMTLKAIADKLPAQFERINKAYLINLDKVTSIEGRDHVILNQNAQSPIPIGCTYQQRFAKWKKQYRPKLPAKNIASIVGALHYVLLNLSDWCEFYL, encoded by the coding sequence GTGCTTAATTATTATATCCTAGGAGACAGTTCTACAGTAAACTACCTTACTGCAAGTATCCCACCTTTCTTATCAGTTGAATTCCTCGGTTCATCTACCGATCTCGGAGCTGCGTACAATCAGATACTGGTTAAAAAGCCGGACATGGTGTTTATCGATGAAGATCTTATCCATGTAGACGAGGAAAAACTATCCATGTTGCGGCAATCGTCTATGCTCGTATTTACTTCGGGAAGAGTGCAAGGAGATCCCAAAATGCGGTTTTACAATCCTGTGAGTAATCCTTCACCTAATTCTGCAAACGCCGACTATCCAGCGTTAACAGCCCGGCAAACGAAGGGAGACGGCAGCAGCATTTCCGTTCAGAACGATTCAGAAGAAGCCGACAATTATATTATTATCAGAACAAATTTCAGAAGTGCTGGCGGCACGCTGACGGTACTTATAAAGTTCTCCGATATCATCTATATCAAGTCCCTGGGGAATTACCTCCAGATATATACCGAAGGCAATAAGCACTTTACATCTCACATGACCCTGAAAGCCATTGCGGATAAATTACCGGCGCAGTTTGAAAGAATAAACAAAGCTTACCTGATCAACTTAGACAAGGTCACATCTATCGAAGGCCGTGACCACGTTATCTTAAATCAAAACGCCCAAAGCCCCATTCCGATCGGGTGTACTTATCAGCAACGTTTTGCAAAATGGAAAAAGCAATACAGGCCAAAACTTCCGGCAAAGAATATCGCAAGTATTGTTGGAGCACTGCACTATGTGCTACTTAACTTATCAGACTGGTGCGAATTTTATTTATGA